The following proteins are encoded in a genomic region of Liolophura sinensis isolate JHLJ2023 chromosome 7, CUHK_Ljap_v2, whole genome shotgun sequence:
- the LOC135470572 gene encoding mediator of RNA polymerase II transcription subunit 8-like isoform X2, with translation MQRDGKQLEASLDNLIPKVQDIKNSIGTFLMKLENEYTTMTWPSVLDNFALLSGQLNSLGRLLKSERMPALRNYVFLPLELNPERDVELEKQTEGRVLAFNHEVVPDYLRTKPEPEVEEKVQQLFTKAGTVAQDNTQRQLNALTKITSNILDIINSAREDWENETSKKSNPSPTANMSDTNVLIAATCFGKGLKQLRRPDINTQQQITVAQQQAMQQKSQHGNALKAPSTIKTNIKSASSNHPYQRP, from the exons ATGCAG AGAGACGGAAAACAACTGGAGGCGTCCTTGGACAACTTAATTCCCAAAGTCCAAGACATTAAAAATTCCATTGGGACGTTCCTTATGAAACTAGAAAATGAATATACCACCATGACATG gcCATCAGTCCTGGATAACTTTGCCCTGTTGTCTGGTCAGCTGAACTCCCTGGGCAGGCTGTTGAAGAGTGAACGGATGCCAGCATTAAGGAATTATGTTTTCTTACCCTTGGAATTGAACCCTGAGAGAGATGTTGAGCTAGAG aaacaaaCGGAAGGACGAGTCTTGGCATTCAACCATGAAGTTGTGCCAGACTATCTGAGAACCAAACCTGAGCCAGAAGTGGAAGAGAAGGTGCAGCAGCTATTTACCAAAGCTGGCACAGTGGCCCAGGATAACACACAG AGACAACTAAATGCATTGACAAAAATCACTAGCAATATCTTAGACATCATCAACTCGGCAAGGGAAGACTGGGAGAACGAGACAA GTAAGAAGAGTAACCCCTCCCCCACGGCAAATATGAGTGACACCAATGTCCTCATAGCTGCCACATGTTTCGGGAAAGGACTGAAGCAGCTACGCCGGCCAGACATCAACACGCAGCAGCAGATCACTGTGGCTCAGCAACAGGCCATGCAGCAGAAAA gcCAACACGGAAATGCCTTGAAGGCGCCCAGtacaatcaaaacaaacatcaaatcaGCATCCTCCAACCATCCTTACCAAAGGCCTTGA
- the LOC135470572 gene encoding mediator of RNA polymerase II transcription subunit 8-like isoform X1 — protein MQRDGKQLEASLDNLIPKVQDIKNSIGTFLMKLENEYTTMTWPSVLDNFALLSGQLNSLGRLLKSERMPALRNYVFLPLELNPERDVELEKQTEGRVLAFNHEVVPDYLRTKPEPEVEEKVQQLFTKAGTVAQDNTQVLNPDRSFVPQNKRQLNALTKITSNILDIINSAREDWENETSKKSNPSPTANMSDTNVLIAATCFGKGLKQLRRPDINTQQQITVAQQQAMQQKSQHGNALKAPSTIKTNIKSASSNHPYQRP, from the exons ATGCAG AGAGACGGAAAACAACTGGAGGCGTCCTTGGACAACTTAATTCCCAAAGTCCAAGACATTAAAAATTCCATTGGGACGTTCCTTATGAAACTAGAAAATGAATATACCACCATGACATG gcCATCAGTCCTGGATAACTTTGCCCTGTTGTCTGGTCAGCTGAACTCCCTGGGCAGGCTGTTGAAGAGTGAACGGATGCCAGCATTAAGGAATTATGTTTTCTTACCCTTGGAATTGAACCCTGAGAGAGATGTTGAGCTAGAG aaacaaaCGGAAGGACGAGTCTTGGCATTCAACCATGAAGTTGTGCCAGACTATCTGAGAACCAAACCTGAGCCAGAAGTGGAAGAGAAGGTGCAGCAGCTATTTACCAAAGCTGGCACAGTGGCCCAGGATAACACACAGGTATTAAACCCTGACCGTTCATTTGTGCCACAGAACAAG AGACAACTAAATGCATTGACAAAAATCACTAGCAATATCTTAGACATCATCAACTCGGCAAGGGAAGACTGGGAGAACGAGACAA GTAAGAAGAGTAACCCCTCCCCCACGGCAAATATGAGTGACACCAATGTCCTCATAGCTGCCACATGTTTCGGGAAAGGACTGAAGCAGCTACGCCGGCCAGACATCAACACGCAGCAGCAGATCACTGTGGCTCAGCAACAGGCCATGCAGCAGAAAA gcCAACACGGAAATGCCTTGAAGGCGCCCAGtacaatcaaaacaaacatcaaatcaGCATCCTCCAACCATCCTTACCAAAGGCCTTGA